In Porphyrobacter sp. LM 6, one DNA window encodes the following:
- the dxr gene encoding 1-deoxy-D-xylulose-5-phosphate reductoisomerase, giving the protein MTRTITLLGATGSIGASTLDLVRRNRDEWQVEALTAQCSAKELAALAIEFGAKLAVVGDEACLPELRAALGNSGITAAGGKQALVEAAARPVDMTVAAIVGCAGLVPVMAAVERGGTIALANKEALVSAGEVLMQAVARHGATLLPTDSEHNAIFQCLNGNRIEDVAKITLTASGGPLRTWTQAQLDAATPAQAVAHPNWSMGAKISVDSATMMNKGLEYIEAYHLFPVGLDKLGIVVHPQSVIHSMVEFRDRSTLAQLGPSDMRVPIASCLAWPQRMETPLAPLDLAAIGELTFFPPDEVRFPATRLAREAIAAGGSAPAILNAANEVAVAAFLAGQISFTRIAALVEETLARSNDAPRPASLEEVLSLDQSARRHASSLLENSALV; this is encoded by the coding sequence ATGACGCGGACGATCACCCTGCTTGGCGCCACCGGCTCGATCGGCGCATCGACGCTCGATCTGGTGCGCCGCAACCGCGATGAATGGCAGGTCGAGGCGCTGACCGCGCAATGCAGCGCCAAGGAACTGGCTGCGCTCGCCATCGAATTCGGCGCGAAGCTGGCGGTGGTGGGCGATGAGGCGTGCCTCCCCGAACTGCGCGCGGCGCTGGGCAATAGCGGGATCACAGCGGCGGGCGGAAAACAGGCGCTGGTCGAGGCTGCGGCGCGGCCGGTGGATATGACCGTGGCGGCTATCGTCGGCTGCGCGGGTCTGGTGCCGGTCATGGCGGCGGTCGAGCGGGGCGGCACCATCGCGCTCGCCAACAAGGAAGCGCTGGTCTCTGCGGGGGAAGTGCTGATGCAGGCGGTCGCGCGCCACGGCGCAACGCTGCTGCCGACGGATTCCGAACACAACGCGATCTTCCAGTGCCTCAACGGCAACCGCATCGAGGATGTGGCGAAGATCACGCTCACCGCCAGCGGCGGCCCCTTGCGGACGTGGACGCAGGCGCAGCTTGATGCCGCCACCCCCGCGCAGGCCGTCGCGCACCCCAACTGGTCGATGGGTGCCAAGATCAGCGTCGATTCCGCGACGATGATGAACAAGGGGCTCGAGTACATCGAGGCTTATCACCTCTTCCCGGTCGGGCTGGATAAGCTCGGGATCGTCGTCCACCCGCAGAGCGTGATCCATTCGATGGTCGAATTTCGCGACCGCTCGACACTGGCGCAGCTTGGCCCCTCGGACATGCGTGTGCCGATTGCCTCGTGCCTGGCCTGGCCGCAGCGCATGGAAACGCCACTGGCACCGCTCGATTTGGCGGCGATTGGCGAGCTGACCTTCTTCCCGCCCGATGAAGTGCGCTTCCCCGCCACCCGTCTGGCACGCGAGGCGATTGCGGCAGGCGGTTCAGCCCCCGCGATCCTCAACGCCGCAAACGAGGTCGCGGTCGCCGCTTTCCTCGCCGGTCAGATTTCATTCACCCGTATTGCGGCATTGGTGGAAGAGACGTTGGCGCGCAGCAATGATGCGCCGCGTCCGGCCAGCCTTGAGGAAGTCCTCAGCCTCGATCAATCCGCGCGCAGGCACGCGTCCAGCCTGCTGGAGAACTCCGCCCTTGTTTGA
- the uppS gene encoding polyprenyl diphosphate synthase has protein sequence MDGNGRWAKKRGLPRAVGHQRGVDAVRRLVRSLEPTGLECLTLYAFSSENWKRSEDEVDDLMNLMRRFIKSDLPEFVANNVKLKIIGDWQSLAPDIVAMLEDALAQTANGKQTLAVALNYGGQHEIARAAAKAAASGDVTIETIAANLDTADLPPLDLLIRTSGEVRLSNFLLWQSAYAEMLFVDTLWPDFEPAHLAQALDDFARRERRYGGR, from the coding sequence ATGGATGGCAATGGCCGCTGGGCCAAGAAGCGCGGGTTGCCGCGCGCTGTCGGCCATCAGCGCGGGGTCGATGCGGTGCGGCGGCTGGTCCGCAGTCTCGAGCCGACCGGGCTGGAATGCCTGACGCTCTACGCATTCTCGTCGGAAAACTGGAAGCGGTCGGAGGACGAGGTCGATGATCTGATGAACCTGATGCGCCGGTTCATCAAATCCGATCTGCCCGAATTCGTCGCCAACAATGTGAAGCTCAAGATCATCGGCGACTGGCAGTCATTGGCGCCCGATATCGTCGCGATGCTCGAAGATGCGCTGGCGCAGACTGCCAATGGCAAGCAGACGCTCGCCGTGGCGCTCAATTACGGCGGGCAGCACGAAATCGCGCGCGCGGCAGCGAAGGCGGCAGCGAGCGGCGATGTCACCATCGAGACGATCGCCGCCAACCTCGATACCGCCGATCTGCCGCCGCTCGATCTGCTGATCCGTACCAGCGGCGAGGTTCGCCTGTCGAACTTCCTGCTGTGGCAATCGGCCTATGCCGAGATGCTGTTCGTAGATACCTTGTGGCCCGATTTCGAGCCTGCCCATCTGGCGCAGGCGCTCGATGACTTTGCGCGAAGGGAGCGGCGTTATGGCGGGCGCTGA
- a CDS encoding TraR/DksA family transcriptional regulator, whose amino-acid sequence MGDYSNIAATLRGRLAELAARSRGIEDDLRQPLDADFAEQAVDLADDEALEGVDDVLLAEARQIRAALARIDNGTYGSCANCGAEIAPERLEAQPMATRCIKCAE is encoded by the coding sequence ATGGGAGACTACAGCAATATCGCGGCGACGCTGCGCGGGCGACTGGCCGAGCTGGCCGCACGTTCGCGCGGGATCGAGGATGACCTGCGCCAGCCGCTCGATGCCGATTTTGCCGAACAGGCGGTCGACCTTGCCGATGACGAGGCGCTGGAAGGGGTCGATGACGTGCTGCTTGCCGAGGCCCGGCAGATTCGCGCCGCGCTCGCCCGGATCGACAACGGCACCTATGGCAGCTGCGCCAATTGCGGGGCGGAGATTGCGCCCGAACGGCTCGAAGCCCAGCCCATGGCTACCCGCTGCATCAAGTGCGCGGAGTGA
- the bamA gene encoding outer membrane protein assembly factor BamA, whose amino-acid sequence MNAISETGAAPLQSTSVAKASRAPRAGRGRMAVLLCCGSMLAGVPGAAFAQQQAGAAQPAAQPAPAPAQAPRANTIRTITVTGAERLEPTTILSYIRLRVGQEYTSTAADEALKDLGATELFANFSIRNDNGNVVITVTENPVINRIVLEGNERLKPDKILPEIKLSPRQIFTRSKVRADVARIIELYKRQGRFAAQVEPKMVQLPQNRVDIVFEITEGPKSKVRQINILGNEKFSDGELRGEMVTKQARLTSFFSSNTSYDPDRLAFDQQKLRQFYLTQGYADFRVVSAVAELTPDQRDFIITYVVEEGQQYNFGEVKVDSQLRDFDSDVMSTQLPMKDGDVYNAKTVEDTVEQLTELAGRYGYAFADVQPRFNRDPANLKMNVTFVLREAPRVYVERVDINGNTLTQDKVVRREFRIAEGDAFNSLAVQRTTARINSLAYFQENFEVSQSEGSAPDRIILEANVEERPTGELQFSAGFSSIEQFILAGSIRQRNFRGRGQTIGLSVNYSQFSRSAQVSFSDPYIFDRNISGGIDLYRRDFNSFNFTNNDRNTTFKQATTGFSARAGVPLTEYMSLIGSYTLNYDDVTLDENLFFSDIDGDGTRECDSRLAGRFLCDTIGTRLSSIVGLSLNYNSLNSRVRPSRGKTIALSGEFAGLGGDVRYVRFRGRAQQFWNVGNSGFIFSLLAEGGTIIPLRDRPGAGVDDVFLNDRFFLGEPQFRGFAIRGVGPRILTQQSILNDLTNTPVLDANGNPTYITERNRVRDDAIGGRNYYLGRAELEIPLGSGARELGLRPSIWADVGALWGVETPVLTVNPAGTQLVDATTGLPVYSTSIGPDGQPIRDANGNITRVATPSAFDVNGDPNRREIVAGTNTSEFFLGNSPSPRVTAGIGVNWNSPFGPFRIDFAQTIRKVEGDDERRFTFNVGTQF is encoded by the coding sequence ATGAACGCAATCAGCGAGACAGGCGCAGCGCCTCTCCAGAGCACGTCTGTCGCAAAGGCATCGCGCGCGCCCCGCGCGGGCCGTGGCCGCATGGCGGTTCTGCTGTGCTGCGGCTCGATGCTGGCAGGCGTGCCCGGCGCAGCCTTTGCGCAGCAGCAGGCCGGTGCTGCACAGCCTGCCGCCCAACCTGCACCGGCGCCTGCACAGGCGCCGCGCGCCAACACCATCCGCACCATCACCGTAACCGGCGCCGAACGTCTCGAGCCGACCACGATCCTCAGCTACATCCGCCTGCGGGTCGGTCAGGAATACACCTCGACCGCGGCGGACGAAGCGCTCAAGGATCTCGGTGCGACCGAGCTTTTCGCCAATTTCTCGATCCGCAACGATAACGGCAATGTCGTCATCACCGTGACCGAGAACCCGGTGATCAACCGCATCGTGTTGGAGGGCAACGAGCGGCTGAAGCCCGACAAGATCCTGCCCGAAATCAAGCTGTCCCCGCGCCAGATCTTCACCCGTTCCAAGGTGCGCGCGGACGTGGCCCGCATCATCGAGCTCTACAAGCGCCAGGGCCGGTTCGCCGCACAGGTCGAGCCGAAGATGGTGCAGCTGCCGCAGAACCGCGTCGATATCGTCTTCGAGATCACCGAAGGCCCGAAGTCCAAGGTCCGCCAGATCAACATTCTCGGCAACGAGAAGTTCTCCGATGGCGAGCTGCGCGGCGAGATGGTGACCAAGCAGGCGCGTCTGACCAGCTTCTTCAGCTCGAACACCAGCTATGACCCGGATCGTCTGGCTTTCGACCAGCAGAAGCTGCGCCAGTTCTACCTGACGCAGGGCTATGCCGATTTCCGCGTGGTTTCGGCCGTGGCGGAACTGACTCCCGACCAGCGCGACTTCATCATCACCTACGTGGTCGAGGAAGGGCAGCAGTACAATTTCGGCGAGGTGAAGGTCGACAGCCAGCTGCGCGACTTCGACAGCGACGTGATGAGCACGCAGCTGCCGATGAAGGATGGCGATGTCTACAACGCCAAGACCGTCGAAGACACGGTCGAGCAGCTGACCGAACTGGCGGGCCGTTATGGCTATGCCTTCGCCGACGTGCAGCCGCGCTTCAACCGCGATCCGGCCAACCTCAAGATGAACGTGACCTTCGTTCTGCGCGAAGCGCCGCGCGTCTATGTCGAGCGGGTCGACATCAACGGCAACACGCTCACCCAGGACAAGGTCGTGCGCCGCGAGTTCCGTATCGCGGAAGGCGATGCGTTCAACAGCCTCGCCGTGCAGCGCACCACCGCGCGCATCAACTCGCTCGCCTACTTCCAGGAAAACTTCGAAGTCAGCCAGAGCGAGGGCAGCGCGCCTGACCGCATCATCCTGGAAGCGAACGTCGAAGAACGCCCGACCGGCGAACTGCAGTTCTCGGCCGGCTTCTCGTCGATCGAGCAGTTCATTCTCGCCGGCTCCATCCGCCAGCGCAACTTCCGCGGGCGCGGGCAGACGATCGGGCTTTCGGTCAACTATTCGCAGTTCTCGCGCTCGGCGCAGGTGAGTTTCAGCGATCCTTATATCTTCGATCGCAACATCTCCGGCGGGATCGATCTCTACCGCCGCGATTTCAACAGCTTCAACTTCACCAACAACGATCGCAACACGACCTTCAAGCAGGCCACCACGGGCTTCTCCGCCCGCGCCGGTGTGCCGCTGACCGAGTACATGTCGCTGATCGGCAGCTACACGCTCAACTATGACGACGTGACGCTGGACGAGAACCTGTTCTTCTCGGACATCGACGGCGACGGGACGCGAGAATGCGACTCGCGGCTGGCCGGGCGCTTCCTGTGCGACACGATCGGTACGCGACTGTCCTCGATCGTCGGCCTCAGCCTCAACTACAACTCGCTCAACTCGCGCGTGCGCCCCTCGCGGGGTAAGACCATTGCGCTCAGTGGCGAATTTGCAGGTCTGGGCGGGGATGTGCGCTATGTCCGCTTCCGCGGCCGCGCGCAGCAGTTCTGGAACGTCGGCAATTCGGGCTTCATCTTCTCGCTGCTGGCCGAAGGCGGCACGATCATCCCGCTACGCGACCGTCCCGGCGCTGGTGTGGACGATGTGTTCCTCAACGACCGCTTCTTCCTTGGCGAACCGCAGTTCCGCGGCTTTGCCATCCGCGGCGTCGGCCCGCGCATCCTGACGCAGCAGTCGATCCTCAACGACCTCACAAATACCCCGGTGCTGGATGCCAACGGCAATCCCACCTACATTACCGAGCGCAACCGCGTGCGCGATGACGCGATCGGCGGGCGCAACTACTACCTTGGTCGGGCGGAGCTCGAAATCCCGCTCGGGAGCGGTGCGCGCGAGCTGGGGCTCAGGCCCTCGATCTGGGCTGACGTCGGTGCGCTTTGGGGCGTGGAGACGCCGGTGCTGACCGTCAATCCGGCGGGTACGCAGCTGGTTGATGCAACCACGGGCCTGCCGGTGTACTCGACGTCCATCGGGCCTGATGGCCAGCCGATCCGTGACGCGAACGGAAATATCACGCGCGTGGCGACGCCTTCGGCGTTCGACGTGAACGGCGATCCTAACCGGCGCGAAATTGTGGCCGGCACCAATACCAGCGAATTCTTCCTCGGAAACTCGCCGAGCCCGCGCGTCACCGCCGGGATCGGGGTCAACTGGAACTCGCCCTTCGGACCTTTCCGCATCGACTTCGCCCAGACCATTCGCAAGGTCGAAGGCGATGACGAGCGGCGCTTCACCTTCAACGTAGGAACGCAATTCTGA
- the pyrH gene encoding UMP kinase, with product MSLPPIKRVLLKLSGEVLMGNQQFGIDPEFVAELAKEVKAAKETGLEVCLVIGGGNIFRGMAGAAKGMDRAQADYMGMLATVMNALAMQNALEQLGVQTRVQSAIEMDKVCEPVIRRRAERHLEKGRVVIFAAGVGAPYFTTDSGAALRAAEMKCDALLKGTSVDGVYDSDPKQNPNATRFDTVSYDRVLADNLKVMDASAVALCRDNKIPIVVFSIREKGNLARVLAGEGVQTIVQDN from the coding sequence CCTCCTGAAACTTTCGGGCGAAGTGCTGATGGGCAACCAGCAGTTCGGGATCGACCCTGAATTCGTCGCCGAGCTGGCCAAGGAAGTGAAGGCGGCCAAGGAAACCGGGCTGGAAGTCTGCCTCGTCATCGGCGGCGGCAATATCTTCCGCGGCATGGCGGGCGCGGCCAAGGGGATGGACCGTGCGCAGGCCGATTACATGGGCATGCTGGCAACCGTTATGAACGCGCTGGCGATGCAGAACGCGCTCGAACAGCTCGGCGTGCAGACCCGCGTGCAGTCCGCGATCGAGATGGACAAGGTGTGCGAGCCGGTGATCCGCCGCCGCGCCGAACGCCATCTGGAAAAGGGCCGCGTGGTGATCTTCGCAGCAGGTGTCGGCGCACCCTATTTCACTACCGATAGCGGTGCGGCACTAAGGGCTGCGGAAATGAAGTGCGACGCGCTGCTCAAGGGCACCAGCGTTGACGGGGTCTATGATAGCGATCCTAAGCAGAACCCCAATGCTACCCGTTTCGATACCGTGAGTTACGACCGGGTGTTGGCAGATAACCTCAAGGTGATGGACGCCTCCGCTGTGGCACTGTGCCGCGATAACAAGATCCCGATTGTGGTCTTCTCGATCCGCGAGAAGGGCAATCTGGCCCGCGTTCTGGCGGGCGAGGGTGTCCAGACCATCGTCCAAGACAACTGA
- the fabZ gene encoding 3-hydroxyacyl-ACP dehydratase FabZ gives MSDTDSAPAEVLDYDIVKILKALPHRYPLLLVDRVRSIALGERIHAVKAVSMNEQFFQGHFPGAPIMPGVLQIEALAQAAGILGIETMELAGTGKLVIFMGIENAKFRAPVTPGCLLDLHVEFTQKRSRVYKFKGVASVEGKTTCEVEFTAMMTDPPSA, from the coding sequence ATGAGCGACACGGATAGCGCACCGGCCGAGGTGCTGGATTACGATATCGTCAAGATCCTCAAGGCCTTGCCGCATCGCTATCCGCTGTTGCTGGTCGATCGCGTGCGGTCGATCGCGCTCGGCGAGCGGATCCACGCGGTCAAGGCCGTGAGCATGAACGAGCAGTTCTTCCAGGGGCATTTCCCCGGAGCGCCGATCATGCCCGGCGTGCTCCAGATCGAGGCGCTGGCGCAGGCCGCCGGCATCCTCGGGATCGAGACGATGGAGCTGGCCGGCACCGGCAAGCTGGTGATCTTCATGGGGATCGAGAACGCCAAGTTCCGCGCCCCTGTGACCCCGGGCTGCCTGCTCGACCTGCACGTGGAATTCACCCAGAAGCGCAGCCGCGTCTACAAGTTCAAAGGTGTGGCGAGCGTCGAGGGGAAGACCACCTGCGAAGTCGAATTCACCGCGATGATGACGGATCCGCCCTCTGCCTGA
- the rseP gene encoding RIP metalloprotease RseP has product MYIVGFLLLLGPLVTLHELGHYLVGRWFGVKAEAFSVGFGKEIAGYTDKRGTRWKLSALPLGGYVQFKGDMNPASVPDPDAPAEEGSFQHAALWKRALIVAAGPVTNLLVTIAIFAAFFAVLGKPVITGTEDSRVVGGFAQGSVAEAAGLEIGDTIVAIDGRPIVDFSDLRTQVALHPATRMVLTVERDGEKRDIALTTARKVEVDSFGNESAIGHIGVAASGGQYVLEDVGVIEAIPLAVQQSWDLMGMMVTGIGQIITGERSFNELGGPLKIAKYSGEQMSLGIVAFINFAALISLNLAFINFLPIPALDGGHLMFYAAEAIRRKPVGPQATEWAYRTGIALVLMLMVVVTVNDLFTLPLFGR; this is encoded by the coding sequence ATGTACATTGTCGGCTTCCTGCTGCTGCTGGGGCCGCTCGTCACCCTGCATGAACTTGGCCACTATCTGGTCGGCCGCTGGTTCGGCGTGAAGGCGGAAGCTTTCTCGGTCGGTTTCGGCAAGGAGATTGCCGGATACACCGATAAACGCGGCACGCGCTGGAAGCTCTCGGCGCTGCCGCTGGGCGGTTATGTCCAGTTCAAGGGCGACATGAACCCGGCCTCCGTTCCCGATCCCGATGCGCCGGCCGAGGAAGGCAGCTTCCAGCATGCCGCCCTGTGGAAGCGGGCGCTGATCGTCGCCGCCGGGCCGGTGACCAACCTGCTCGTCACGATTGCGATCTTCGCTGCTTTCTTCGCCGTTCTCGGCAAGCCGGTGATCACCGGCACCGAGGATTCTCGTGTCGTCGGAGGGTTTGCGCAAGGGAGTGTGGCCGAGGCTGCGGGGCTGGAGATCGGCGACACGATCGTCGCCATCGATGGCCGCCCGATCGTCGATTTCAGCGATTTGCGCACGCAGGTGGCACTGCATCCGGCCACCCGCATGGTGCTGACCGTCGAGCGCGATGGCGAAAAGCGCGACATTGCGCTCACCACCGCCCGCAAGGTCGAGGTCGACAGCTTCGGCAATGAAAGCGCAATCGGCCACATCGGCGTCGCAGCGTCGGGTGGGCAGTATGTCCTTGAAGATGTTGGCGTGATCGAAGCGATCCCGCTGGCGGTGCAGCAGAGCTGGGACTTGATGGGTATGATGGTCACCGGCATCGGCCAGATCATCACCGGAGAACGTTCGTTCAACGAACTGGGCGGCCCGCTCAAGATCGCCAAGTACTCGGGCGAGCAGATGAGTCTCGGGATCGTCGCCTTTATCAATTTCGCCGCGCTGATCTCGCTTAATTTGGCATTCATCAACTTCTTGCCAATCCCCGCGCTCGATGGCGGGCATCTGATGTTCTACGCGGCCGAGGCGATCCGCCGGAAGCCGGTGGGACCGCAGGCGACCGAATGGGCCTATCGCACCGGCATCGCGCTGGTGTTGATGCTGATGGTGGTGGTGACGGTGAATGACCTCTTCACGCTTCCCTTGTTCGGTCGTTGA
- the frr gene encoding ribosome recycling factor: MPQYDKADVERRMKGAVEALKSDLQGLRTGRANTTLLDPVQVEVYGSMMPLQQVATVSAPEPRMLSVQVWDKSNLHAVEKAIAYANLGLNPIIDGQTLRLPIPDLTQERRKELAKLAGQYAEKAKIAIRNVRRDAMESLKTDEKKKEISEDDRKRSEEQVQKLTDQYVKETDEAAAKKEQEILTQ, translated from the coding sequence ATGCCGCAATATGACAAGGCCGATGTCGAGCGCCGGATGAAGGGCGCTGTCGAGGCTCTCAAGAGCGACCTTCAGGGTCTGCGCACGGGACGCGCCAACACCACCCTGCTCGATCCGGTGCAGGTGGAAGTCTATGGCTCGATGATGCCGCTCCAGCAGGTCGCCACGGTGTCCGCGCCCGAGCCGCGGATGCTGAGCGTGCAGGTGTGGGACAAGTCGAACCTCCATGCGGTGGAAAAGGCGATTGCCTATGCCAACCTTGGTCTCAATCCGATCATCGACGGGCAGACTTTGCGTCTGCCGATCCCTGATCTGACGCAGGAGCGCCGCAAGGAGCTGGCCAAGCTCGCGGGCCAATATGCCGAAAAGGCCAAGATTGCGATCCGCAACGTCCGCCGCGATGCGATGGAAAGCCTCAAGACCGACGAGAAGAAGAAGGAAATCTCCGAGGACGATCGCAAGCGTTCCGAAGAGCAAGTGCAGAAGCTGACCGACCAATACGTCAAGGAAACGGACGAGGCGGCAGCCAAGAAGGAACAGGAAATCCTGACACAGTAA
- the rpmE gene encoding 50S ribosomal protein L31 — protein MKTEGHPDYHMITVKMTDGTEFQTRSTWGKEGDVLALDIDPLSHPAWTGGKQQVAEGGRVAQFNKRFGGLSLKK, from the coding sequence ATGAAGACCGAAGGTCACCCCGATTACCACATGATCACGGTCAAGATGACCGATGGCACCGAATTCCAGACCCGCTCGACCTGGGGCAAGGAAGGCGATGTGCTCGCGCTCGATATCGATCCGCTGAGCCACCCTGCATGGACCGGTGGCAAGCAGCAGGTTGCCGAAGGTGGCCGCGTGGCGCAGTTCAACAAGCGCTTCGGCGGGCTCAGCCTCAAGAAGTAA
- a CDS encoding prolyl hydroxylase family protein → MIPTSDSIASRLAAQGGMQRVPSPKAEVFQSRRFASAELCADLIALIERDRRPSTIADDNGDAYFRTSETCDLAADLPAVQTIEAMLTALSGIDPAFGEPLQGQRYDVGQEFKAHTDYFTPGGRDYHTYCAHSGNRTWTFMIYLNDVAAGGATRFKVLDKTFQPEAGKLLCWNNRLHDGGVNPATLHHGMKVRKGVKYVITKWYREREWRG, encoded by the coding sequence ATGATCCCAACCAGCGACTCCATCGCCAGCCGGCTTGCGGCACAGGGCGGAATGCAGCGGGTGCCTAGCCCGAAGGCCGAAGTGTTCCAATCGCGGCGATTCGCGAGCGCAGAGCTGTGCGCCGATCTGATCGCGCTGATCGAGCGGGATCGTCGCCCCTCGACCATCGCCGACGACAATGGCGATGCCTATTTCCGCACCAGCGAGACCTGCGACCTCGCCGCCGATCTGCCCGCCGTGCAGACGATTGAAGCGATGCTCACGGCGCTGTCGGGCATCGATCCGGCGTTCGGCGAACCGCTTCAGGGCCAGCGCTACGATGTCGGGCAGGAGTTCAAGGCGCACACCGATTACTTCACCCCGGGCGGGCGCGACTATCACACCTATTGCGCGCATTCAGGCAATCGCACCTGGACCTTCATGATCTATCTCAATGACGTCGCGGCCGGGGGCGCTACGCGTTTCAAGGTGCTCGACAAGACCTTCCAACCCGAAGCGGGCAAATTGCTGTGCTGGAACAACCGCCTGCACGATGGCGGGGTGAACCCGGCGACGCTTCACCACGGGATGAAGGTCAGAAAGGGCGTCAAATACGTGATCACCAAATGGTATCGCGAACGCGAATGGAGGGGATGA
- a CDS encoding phosphatidate cytidylyltransferase: protein MAGAELRRPGASDLPVRLASAIVMLVVSGGALWFGGWVWSAFVALLALGVLWEWNRLVSGFAKSGVAETVWFFAGVVYIGGAALAMMAVRNGRQILPLDPQLSGYGPVEVLVAFILPVVAVDVGAYFAGRAIGGPKIAPTISPSKTWAGLGGGALGAALVGVMVELTDFGPAAMPGYTALSLGMAAFSGVLIAVLAQSGDFFESWMKRRAGVKDSGHLIPGHGGLFDRLDGFLAVFFVLFVIATIPPLLG from the coding sequence ATGGCGGGCGCTGAATTACGCCGGCCCGGTGCCTCCGATCTGCCGGTGCGGCTGGCCTCGGCGATCGTGATGCTGGTGGTTTCGGGCGGCGCGCTGTGGTTCGGCGGTTGGGTGTGGAGCGCCTTCGTCGCGCTGCTCGCGCTCGGTGTGCTGTGGGAATGGAACCGTCTGGTCAGCGGGTTTGCCAAGTCGGGCGTGGCCGAGACCGTGTGGTTCTTTGCAGGCGTGGTCTATATCGGCGGCGCCGCGCTCGCCATGATGGCGGTGCGCAATGGCCGCCAGATCCTGCCGCTTGATCCGCAACTGAGCGGTTATGGCCCGGTCGAGGTGCTGGTCGCCTTCATCCTTCCGGTGGTCGCGGTCGATGTTGGCGCCTATTTCGCGGGACGCGCAATCGGCGGGCCGAAGATCGCTCCCACGATCAGTCCGTCCAAGACCTGGGCAGGGCTGGGCGGCGGGGCGCTCGGCGCGGCACTGGTGGGCGTGATGGTCGAGCTGACCGATTTCGGCCCTGCGGCGATGCCCGGCTATACCGCGCTCAGCCTCGGCATGGCGGCGTTCTCCGGCGTGCTGATCGCGGTGCTCGCGCAGAGCGGCGATTTCTTCGAAAGCTGGATGAAGCGGCGCGCGGGGGTGAAGGATTCCGGTCATCTCATTCCGGGGCACGGCGGATTGTTCGACCGGCTCGACGGCTTCCTTGCAGTGTTCTTCGTGCTGTTTGTGATTGCCACCATCCCCCCTTTGCTGGGATGA
- a CDS encoding OmpH family outer membrane protein encodes MTNFAKLLAPAGLALTALVALPAQAQVDGRMATVDITRTIIGTTAFQTAYEQVNTTYTTQNELRRTKAQERQTLLAKFDKNGDKQVDDAELQAMQKSPDYPKLQTLEQEIQALSNQIDGARIFAIEQIIGQYNAAMQDVITKQQIKIVIDPSSLIYAPPEADITQQVVTALNTKVPAVGVVPPAGWQPTREGVQLYQDIQQRLAVAAQIQAAQAAQAQQANPAAPVGR; translated from the coding sequence ATGACTAATTTTGCCAAGCTTCTCGCCCCGGCTGGCCTTGCGCTTACCGCGCTGGTCGCGCTGCCTGCCCAAGCGCAGGTCGATGGCCGCATGGCGACCGTCGATATCACCCGCACGATCATCGGCACGACCGCCTTCCAGACCGCCTACGAGCAGGTCAACACCACCTACACCACGCAGAACGAGCTGCGCCGCACCAAGGCACAGGAGCGCCAGACCCTGCTCGCCAAGTTCGACAAGAACGGCGACAAGCAGGTCGATGACGCGGAATTGCAGGCGATGCAGAAGTCGCCGGATTACCCGAAGCTGCAGACGCTCGAGCAGGAAATCCAGGCGCTCAGCAACCAGATCGACGGTGCGCGCATCTTCGCGATCGAGCAGATCATCGGCCAGTACAACGCCGCGATGCAGGACGTGATCACCAAGCAGCAGATCAAGATCGTGATCGATCCGAGCTCGCTGATCTACGCGCCGCCGGAAGCCGACATCACCCAGCAGGTGGTGACCGCGCTCAACACCAAGGTGCCGGCGGTGGGCGTTGTGCCGCCTGCTGGCTGGCAGCCGACCCGCGAAGGCGTGCAGCTGTATCAGGATATCCAGCAGCGTCTTGCCGTCGCCGCGCAGATCCAGGCGGCGCAGGCCGCACAGGCGCAGCAGGCCAATCCGGCCGCGCCGGTCGGTCGCTGA